TTTTGCCGAACACATCCTTGCAGGATACATGTTTGAAGGCTCCGATCCCCCGCGCGTAGGATTTCTTTCCTTTCGCGTCATAGGTCCAAATGACGATGGCTGCGCCTTCCGGCTTCTCGAAGGAAATCGTCGGGGCCGAGATCGTAGGATCGAAAGCAATCGTAAAGGCGCTTGCGCGCGCCATCGCATTCATGATCGCGGCAAAGGCCACACCTGCCGGCTTGATTTCATAAGGCGCATTGGAAGCGCCGTTCCGAAACAGCCCGAATGTATTATCCAAACTGCCGTCAGTGCCATCATCGATCAGATCGTAATAGGTCAATGAAGGATATCGGCCGATGATGGCTGCGAGCATGCCTCTTACCGTGTAGACGCCTTGCTTCGTTAAATCCCCGCCAAGCGCCGGCAAAGGAAATCCATATTCCGTGAGTGCCACAGGCTTGCGCTGGCCGCTCGAGGCCGCAGCCTGCGCGAAGGCCTTGGCATCGATCAGCATTTGCTCGGGCGGAAGCGTCGCCGCGGGATTTCTTTGATCGTAATTATAAGGATGAAACGCATAGGCATCGACGGCTGGAAACTTCAGTCCGGCGCCGACCATCTGCCGGATCCAGGCCGTGGACTCGGGGCCCGGATTGAAGCCGAGACCGCCGGCGTAGACCGTGACGCGAGGCTGCGCAGCCTTGACCGCGGCAGAGACGGGCGCGAGCATCAGAGCATAGGATGCGCCTGACCATTGCACCGTCGTCCAATTGCTCTCGTTCGGTTCGTTGAACAACTCTTCGATCATGTTCGGGCAGATCGAAATATAATGATTGGCCATCGCCACGGCGAAATTCGCGAAAGCCGCGATATTGATGCCGCCCTCGACCGGCGCGAACACCCGTGCCGCATAGATCGGATTGTTATAGGTCGCGATCATGATCGGCCTGATCCCGGCTTTGCACAGCGGCGACCAGAATGCGTCAAAGCCCTCCCATCGATAGACTCCGGCCGAACCCACGCGTTCGATTGAGTCCCAATTATTGTCCGAACGCGCGCAATGGACGCCGAGTTTTTGCAGGAGCACGAGATCTTGCGTGGGCGTTGCCGTCGCCGGATGGATCGCAACGCACATCACCGTAAGCTGCGCGGCCGGATAGGTCCCTTCCGCGGTAGCCATCAGCGCAGCGATGTCATCGGCCAGAGCATAGCTTGAGCCTGGTCCCTGCGCCAAGCCGAGGAACAATGAAAAGATGAAAGTAATATAACGCGACATGGCGCGCTGCCTTACATCGCGGCTTAAGCTTCCTTGAACGGAACTTTGAAAAATTTGGCGCCCTCCCTGCGGATTTTGCTGATCTGCTTCTCAATGATGAGGACCTGTATTTCGAGTTCCTCATAGCTTTTCAGATTATGGGTCACCAAGGGCAGACCGGACATCGGAGACTCGCCGGCCGGATCGAGGATAATTCGAACGGAGGACCGTTCATTCTCTTCTGGTGGACAAAATTCCAACTCGATCTTCATTCTCGACCTCGATGCCAGCAGCCGCTTGCTAGCAGCGCATGAATTATGGGCGGACCATATTGCTCAGGTTAGCCAATATCGGCCGTGAGAACCACCGGAGTTTTTTTATGGTGCTCCCTCTAGGCAGCTTCATAAACGCGCGCCGATGGAACCATTAGGCTCCTGTCAAGATTAGCACTACGTAGAATTGCGTGATGAGAGTCCGAGCGTGAGTTCATGCGGTGAGATAAGGGGCGATGCCAACATTCGGATTGCCAGTATGGAATTGCTAAACGCGTGGTCTTTCTCGACGTCATAGCAACGATCAAGACGTCATAGCAATGCATCAAAGAGAGCGGGTAGCTTATTGCAGCGCCTGCGCATGAACGGACATCGAGCCAGAGACCAAGCTGATGTAAGCTCGGCCGGCAGCCATGAGAAATCGTGTTTGTGGATTCGCGTACGGCGCAACTAATTTTAATCGATACTCATACGTCGGCATACCTACGTATTTTACGCATGAGTTTTGTCGAGCCAAGTGTGCAGTTTTGAACAGCATCTTAACTTGCGTACGATCATACTTATCGTAGTCTCACGTAACCTGAGTCTTGTTGGTTTTGATGCAGACTTGAGGCGCGAGGTCGAGCCCATGGACATTCGCATCCCCCTACGCTTTCGCCGTCACAACGAAGCGGTGGTAATGTGGGATACTTCGATTGATTCAGCGGCGAAGCCAGATGCCAGCGTTCGAACATTTCGTTCAATGCCGTTTGAAGGGTTGATTGCGGACATATCCAACTTTCCCCGATTGCATCGCGGTGAGGCTCGATTTCCACAACGATTGCCCACTCCTCTCATACCACCACATGCGTTCAAGACATTGATCATAACTAAAACTTGGACCGGCTTTTCCAAATGATCTTCGACAGAAGACACGGAAAACAAGGATTGACGCGATGTCGCTGAATAATTCCCGCAATCAAATGTCTTCTCCGCTTCCGCTTAATTACGCAGCCCAGAACCTGTCGCGATTGCAAACCGATCTCGTTTCTACGGTGCGGATGTGGGCGGTCGACGAGGTCGGCGCCGCGATGGCGCATCAGCTCAACGAGCCGCTGACCGCCTTACTCTTCTACCTCCACGAAATACAGACGGAAGAGGACCAGTCAGGCGCGGAGGCAACTTGCAATGCGCGACGCGTCATGGTGGAGCGGGCGCTTCAGGAAACAAAACGCCTCTGCGAGATCATGGAGCGGATCGGCACCGGCTTTGAGCCGACGACGGATACCGATATTGCCCTCACGCGCAGCCGTGAATCGATCAATTGGTGGGCGCGCACCGGCCATGCCAACAAGCGTGACGACATCCCATCGCCAGCCGCGCCTCCGTCCGGCTATCAGCTTTTGACGCCACGCGAACGCGAAGTGCTGGCTTTGATTACCAGCGGCACGTCCAACAAGGAGGGTGGCCACCTGTTGGGGATCAGCACCCGCACATTCGAAGTCCATCGCGCCCATATCATGGCCAAGCTTGGCGCCAGAAACGCTGCCGATCTGGTCCGCGTCGCCCTGAGTGAAAGCTGATGAAGCCGCTTTTCGTTGCAAGCAAGGCGGCCTGGATGGCGGGCAAAGTTCGATGCTGAACATGGTTGCCGATACATCGACGCGCGGGTTAGCGGAAGATGAGTTTCGTCTGGCAGCCGAGGCCTGCTGGAAGGCGGCGCCGGATGCAATGGTGGCATTGAACGCCAACGGCGAAATCCTCCTCGTCAATGTTCAAGCGGAAAAGCGCTTCGGATATTGCCGCGATGAACTTCTAGGAAAACACATCGCCAAACTCATTCCGGAAGGCTTTTCGGAGATGCTCGGCGAAGACGCTTTGGCGGAACAAACCGGCATCGGAATCGAGCTCCAGGGACGGCGAAAGGACGGCAGCGAGTTTCCCGTCGAGATCATGCTGGGCCCCATCGAGGGGGCCGACGAAAGGCTGGTGACGGCCACGATCCGCGACATCAGCGCACGCAAACGCGCGGAGCGTTTGAAGGACGAGTTTGTCACGACCGTGAGTCACGAGCTGCGCACGCCGATGACGTCGATCTCCGGTGCGCTCAGTCTTCTCGCCGGACAATGGGGCAGCATTTTGCCCGAATCCGCCGCCCGCCTACTGGCGATCGCACATAAGAACAGCCAGAGGCTGGTTCGTCTCATCAACGATATTCTCGACATAGAAAAGCTAGAGGCCGGCCGCGTCGTCTTCAATCTGGACCGCGTCGACGCGGTCGCACTGCTCAAGCAGACGATGGAAGCAGATCGCGTCTATGCAGAAAACTTCGGTGTGCGCCTGCGTCTCGAAACCGTGGCCGCCGATGCTGGCGTGCGCGCGGACGCAGATCGACTCGCGCAGGTCTTCACCAACCTGCTCTGCAACGCGATCAAATTCTCTCCGCCGGACGAGGAGGTGCTGGTCACCGTCGTCCAAAAGGGCAGCATGGTCCGCATATCGGTGCACGATCATGGCTGCGGTATTCCCGCCGATTTCAAGCCCCATATTTTCGAGAAATTCGCTCAAGCCGACGGTACCAGTTCGAAAGAGAAGAGCGGTACCGGCCTCGGCCTCAGCATCGTGAAGCAAATCGTCGAACGGCTGGGCGGGGAAGTCGGCTTTGAGGATGCACCCGGCGGCGGCACGATTTTTTACGTTGCAATGCCGGCCTGGGAAGGGACGGGCGAGTCGGAAATCGACGGCAAAGCCGCAGCTGATGCCAAACGCATCCTGCTTTGCGAAGACGACTATGAGACGGCGGCCGCCATTCGGACGCGATTGGGGCAGGCCGAGTTCGCTGTCGATGTCGCTCATACGGTCGCGGCCGCGCGCAGTTACGCCGAAGCCACTCTTTACGCCGCTATCTTGGTCGACTTGCAGTTTCCCGACGGTGACGGCATCACCCTTATTCAAAATCTGCGGACATTGCCGCAATATCGCAACACGCCGATCGCGGTGATTTCCTCCGACCCCATCCGCGGGCGCGATGATGTGAGATCTTCCAAGCTCAACATATTGAGCTGGTTCGGCAAGCCACCTGACTTCCGGCACCTCGTCATGGTCCTTAAGGCATCGATTGCTTCGGATACGCACAGGCGTCCCTGCATTCTCCATGTCGACGACGATCGCAACCTGCTTCCTCTCGTGGCTCGCGCGTTCAGCACCGTGGCGGACGTGATTTCAGCCGATACCCTCAAAAGTGCGCGCCGCGCGATCATAGCCAATCATATCGACATGGTCTTGCTCGACATCTCACTCGGCTCCAATTCCGGTTTGGAATTATTGCCGGATCTTCGCAACAAAAACGGCGATCTGATTCCTGTGATCGTCTTATCGGCGCATGATACCGGCCTGCAGCGCAATGGACAGATCGAGGTCGTGCTGACGAAGTCTCAAGCATCGCTCAAGACTCTCGTGGAAATAGTCTGCAATCGATTGATGCCTGCCCTGGCAAGCGCATCGAAGGAGGTCGCGTGACGGCACTTCGCGTTCTGCATGTCGAAGACGAGCCGGACATTCGCGAGGTCGCTGAAGTCTCGCTTGGACTTGACCCCGATCTCGTGTCGCGAAGCTGCGGCTCGGGCCAAGAGGCGCTCGCAATCGTCGAAGATTGGTTGCCCGACATTATTCTGCTCGACGTCATGATGCCAGTGATGGACGGGCCTGCCACGCTCGCGCGCCTGCGTGCCAATGTATCAACGGCCGACATTCCGGTCGTCTTCATGACCGCGCGGGCTCAGAGCCGGGAACTCGATCTTTTCCGTTCGCTCGGCGCCGTAGGCATCATTTCGAAGCCGTTCGATCCGATGACTCTTGCGGCCTCGGTGCGCAATTACGCGCATCCGCCGGATGAGCTGACAACATTGCGGAATGGGTTTCTTGAACGACTCTCCAATAATGCTACGGCCTTGACACGCTACCGTTCTCTGCTCGAAGGCGGGATGGCACGGCGCGACACGTTGAGCAGAGTTAGGGACATGGCTCACAGCTTGGCTGGCGCCGGCGGCATTTATGGCTTTGCTGAAATCAGCGCGGCCGCAAGTGCCCTCGAGGAGGCCGCCATCGCCGCGCTCGATGCACCAACCGGCGTTGACATCGTCGCACGCAGGCTCGACCATCTGCTTGCGGGCTTTCCGGCCACGACCGGCATCCAGCGCAATATCCCGCCTTTAGCGCTCAACGCGTAGCAATTAGGTCCAGGGTGCCAACGCCCCGCTTTCAGTCTTTAGGCCGAATTTCCATCAGCACGGCCATCTGCAATGCGCCGAGACCTTCTTTGAGCTCGGCCAGCTCATCGTCCCGCAAGCCGCGGCGATCGCGAAATGGGCCTGATAAAAGAGCATCGAGAGTCCGCGCCACGCGGCCGGTTGCCTCGAAGCCGATTGTCGAACCGACACCCGCCATGTCGTGGAACCGGCGATAGGTCGAAGCGACGGCCGCAACGGCATCGTCTCCGTCACCCGTCAGGTGCGCGAAAGCCGCATCCACTGTCTGGATCGTATCGGCGAGTTTTGAAATAAAGCGCACGCGGACTTTCGCGATGCGCTCCTTGAATTGTGCCTCGGCTAAGCTTTTGTCCGTGCTCATGGGTTCAAATTTGCATCCCCTGGGTTAAAGGATGCTAAATCTGAGCAGTATATAGCTATATAAACGCCGCTCTGAGCATGTATACTATTATTGGTTCTAAATAATTATGCATAATGTGTAAGTTCTAACGGAAGAGTTATGTATTTATACCTATAAATACATAAGATGAAGCTCGGGCACCAGGGGCATCCGGCAGGTCTTTCGCCGCTGGATGCTGGCCGACCGGCTTCTACATGCCTCCCACTCCGCGCGCCCGAGCCGAATGGCGGCGAGGCTCA
The Methyloferula stellata AR4 DNA segment above includes these coding regions:
- a CDS encoding cellulase family glycosylhydrolase; translation: MSRYITFIFSLFLGLAQGPGSSYALADDIAALMATAEGTYPAAQLTVMCVAIHPATATPTQDLVLLQKLGVHCARSDNNWDSIERVGSAGVYRWEGFDAFWSPLCKAGIRPIMIATYNNPIYAARVFAPVEGGINIAAFANFAVAMANHYISICPNMIEELFNEPNESNWTTVQWSGASYALMLAPVSAAVKAAQPRVTVYAGGLGFNPGPESTAWIRQMVGAGLKFPAVDAYAFHPYNYDQRNPAATLPPEQMLIDAKAFAQAAASSGQRKPVALTEYGFPLPALGGDLTKQGVYTVRGMLAAIIGRYPSLTYYDLIDDGTDGSLDNTFGLFRNGASNAPYEIKPAGVAFAAIMNAMARASAFTIAFDPTISAPTISFEKPEGAAIVIWTYDAKGKKSYARGIGAFKHVSCKDVFGKTYPCLYADGTLSMSLSESTGPIVVTAQK
- a CDS encoding LuxR C-terminal-related transcriptional regulator, translating into MSLNNSRNQMSSPLPLNYAAQNLSRLQTDLVSTVRMWAVDEVGAAMAHQLNEPLTALLFYLHEIQTEEDQSGAEATCNARRVMVERALQETKRLCEIMERIGTGFEPTTDTDIALTRSRESINWWARTGHANKRDDIPSPAAPPSGYQLLTPREREVLALITSGTSNKEGGHLLGISTRTFEVHRAHIMAKLGARNAADLVRVALSES
- a CDS encoding ATP-binding protein produces the protein MLNMVADTSTRGLAEDEFRLAAEACWKAAPDAMVALNANGEILLVNVQAEKRFGYCRDELLGKHIAKLIPEGFSEMLGEDALAEQTGIGIELQGRRKDGSEFPVEIMLGPIEGADERLVTATIRDISARKRAERLKDEFVTTVSHELRTPMTSISGALSLLAGQWGSILPESAARLLAIAHKNSQRLVRLINDILDIEKLEAGRVVFNLDRVDAVALLKQTMEADRVYAENFGVRLRLETVAADAGVRADADRLAQVFTNLLCNAIKFSPPDEEVLVTVVQKGSMVRISVHDHGCGIPADFKPHIFEKFAQADGTSSKEKSGTGLGLSIVKQIVERLGGEVGFEDAPGGGTIFYVAMPAWEGTGESEIDGKAAADAKRILLCEDDYETAAAIRTRLGQAEFAVDVAHTVAAARSYAEATLYAAILVDLQFPDGDGITLIQNLRTLPQYRNTPIAVISSDPIRGRDDVRSSKLNILSWFGKPPDFRHLVMVLKASIASDTHRRPCILHVDDDRNLLPLVARAFSTVADVISADTLKSARRAIIANHIDMVLLDISLGSNSGLELLPDLRNKNGDLIPVIVLSAHDTGLQRNGQIEVVLTKSQASLKTLVEIVCNRLMPALASASKEVA
- a CDS encoding response regulator; the protein is MTALRVLHVEDEPDIREVAEVSLGLDPDLVSRSCGSGQEALAIVEDWLPDIILLDVMMPVMDGPATLARLRANVSTADIPVVFMTARAQSRELDLFRSLGAVGIISKPFDPMTLAASVRNYAHPPDELTTLRNGFLERLSNNATALTRYRSLLEGGMARRDTLSRVRDMAHSLAGAGGIYGFAEISAAASALEEAAIAALDAPTGVDIVARRLDHLLAGFPATTGIQRNIPPLALNA
- a CDS encoding Hpt domain-containing protein, whose protein sequence is MSTDKSLAEAQFKERIAKVRVRFISKLADTIQTVDAAFAHLTGDGDDAVAAVASTYRRFHDMAGVGSTIGFEATGRVARTLDALLSGPFRDRRGLRDDELAELKEGLGALQMAVLMEIRPKD